One genomic segment of Pseudoalteromonas sp. GCY includes these proteins:
- a CDS encoding protein adenylyltransferase SelO, with amino-acid sequence MVFFQPYQGSALLFKEQPARFNQPTLLLSNTPLLHQLELEEYDTAGLAELLCGQRPLGDIEPTSLAYSGHQFGQFNPLLGDGRAHLIGGVKLDDGRQYDLHLKGSGATRFSRGGDGFCALGPAVREFIMSQAMVGLGVPTTECLAVVTTGHHVYRQGEVPGAVVCRVAKSHIRIGTLQYLATQQNKDELWSLLNLLGEQLFEGFKVETEQDVLELFREVCEQLVDLVVEWMRVGFIHGVMNTDNILLSGETIDFGPCAMMEKFDFNAVFSSIDRQGRYAFGNQPNIMNWNCARLAEALLVLWQDEQAGVEAFSQILAEFSESFNRKYKDMWAAKLGIDEWNDADDILLSDLLKLMTEHELDFTNTFAALTNILLGHPNKALSVPTELESWQQQWAQRRAPDDVAANLMSQANPILIPRNALVEAEIALFNQQGMSQTLEDWLTALTSPYDYKDYPESWTSASTPAHYQTFCGT; translated from the coding sequence ATGGTATTTTTTCAGCCCTATCAAGGCTCTGCTTTGCTCTTTAAGGAGCAACCTGCGAGATTTAATCAGCCCACATTACTACTATCCAATACGCCGTTGCTACATCAGCTTGAGCTAGAGGAATACGACACAGCAGGGCTTGCTGAGCTATTATGCGGCCAGCGTCCATTAGGTGATATTGAACCTACGAGCTTAGCCTACAGTGGTCATCAGTTTGGGCAATTTAACCCGTTACTTGGTGATGGCCGAGCGCATTTAATTGGTGGGGTGAAACTTGATGACGGACGTCAATACGACCTGCACTTGAAAGGCTCTGGAGCGACGCGATTTTCTCGAGGCGGTGATGGTTTTTGTGCGCTAGGGCCTGCAGTACGCGAGTTCATCATGAGCCAAGCTATGGTTGGCTTGGGTGTTCCAACTACGGAATGCCTTGCTGTTGTAACCACTGGACACCATGTTTATCGCCAAGGTGAAGTACCTGGCGCGGTCGTATGTCGTGTGGCAAAAAGTCATATCCGCATCGGTACTTTGCAATATCTGGCTACACAGCAAAATAAAGATGAGCTATGGAGCCTGCTTAACTTGCTGGGCGAGCAATTATTTGAGGGATTTAAAGTTGAGACCGAACAGGATGTACTCGAATTGTTTCGTGAAGTGTGTGAACAGTTAGTTGACTTAGTCGTCGAGTGGATGCGGGTAGGCTTTATTCATGGCGTGATGAATACCGACAATATTTTGCTCAGTGGCGAAACGATAGACTTTGGCCCTTGCGCGATGATGGAAAAGTTTGATTTTAACGCCGTGTTTAGCTCTATCGACCGCCAAGGCCGCTATGCGTTTGGGAATCAGCCAAACATCATGAATTGGAACTGTGCTCGACTTGCCGAGGCCTTATTGGTGTTGTGGCAAGATGAGCAAGCGGGAGTTGAAGCATTTAGTCAAATTTTAGCGGAGTTTTCTGAATCGTTTAATCGCAAGTACAAAGATATGTGGGCGGCTAAGCTTGGTATTGATGAGTGGAACGACGCAGACGATATTCTGCTTAGTGATTTACTCAAGTTGATGACGGAGCATGAACTAGACTTTACCAATACTTTTGCGGCACTAACCAATATTTTGCTTGGTCACCCAAACAAAGCCTTATCAGTGCCAACGGAATTGGAGAGCTGGCAGCAGCAGTGGGCACAAAGGCGAGCTCCCGATGATGTTGCGGCTAACTTGATGAGTCAAGCTAACCCAATACTTATCCCTCGTAATGCGTTGGTGGAGGCTGAGATTGCGCTGTTTAATCAGCAAGGCATGAGTCAAACGCTAGAGGATTGGCTAACGGCGTTGACGTCGCCCTATGATTACAAAGATTATCCTGAATCGTGGACCAGCGCGTCTACACCGGCCCACTATCAAACTTTTTGTGGAACCTAA
- a CDS encoding cyclic peptide export ABC transporter: protein MLVFLIKKTWQRFVATALSSVVFGIISVSLVALINEIINAKGERQTEFFWVFAALAISGVVVQLISKLVAEQLSEHSQAELRKLVADKTIEAKISHIELQGDAKIKSCLTEHSLKVAGFFMSMPGILTNAMIVLGAFVYMAWLDWLIFLFALLTLVLGSVSYSFANNVAFKKIANAAAMQDGLFQQFDAITDGIKELKLNRSKRAFFKLEVLHPAIDALRKERIEGVSILHMASSWGGFLIFTFIGGALYFLSQQTGEESQRIMSGFALLFLYMLTPLETLLANIPRAFAAQASANTIKTLTDELMSDDGNSVQVFKQFNSIQLHALCHRYYHEQSDDIFSLKPIDLEFKQGELIYLVGGNGSGKTTFAKVLCGLYEADEGEIVVDNQPISGAGLDAYRQLFSTVFGDYYLFDRLLNVPCDQLERKGNELIRKLNLHHKVSIESGRFTTQRLSQGQRKRLALVVAYLEDRPFYLFDEWAADQDPVFKDVFYRELLPELRNKGKTILVITHDDKYFSLADRLLKMENGCLTEVTQLPVTQTHVLA from the coding sequence GTGTTAGTTTTTCTGATAAAAAAGACTTGGCAACGCTTTGTGGCCACTGCGCTGAGCAGCGTTGTATTCGGCATTATTAGTGTTTCACTGGTGGCACTTATTAACGAAATAATAAATGCTAAAGGCGAGCGTCAGACAGAGTTCTTTTGGGTTTTTGCGGCGCTGGCAATATCAGGGGTCGTGGTACAGCTAATTTCTAAATTAGTTGCTGAACAGTTGAGTGAGCATAGCCAAGCCGAGTTAAGAAAACTGGTTGCTGATAAAACGATAGAAGCAAAAATTAGTCACATAGAGTTACAGGGAGACGCGAAGATCAAATCTTGCTTAACAGAGCATAGTTTAAAGGTGGCAGGGTTTTTCATGAGTATGCCGGGTATATTGACGAATGCCATGATAGTACTTGGTGCTTTCGTATATATGGCTTGGTTAGACTGGTTAATATTTCTTTTTGCATTACTGACCTTGGTTTTAGGTTCGGTGAGCTATAGTTTTGCAAACAATGTTGCTTTTAAAAAAATAGCGAACGCTGCTGCGATGCAAGATGGCCTTTTTCAACAATTTGATGCGATCACTGACGGCATCAAAGAGCTTAAACTAAATCGCAGTAAGCGAGCGTTCTTCAAGTTAGAGGTACTGCATCCCGCTATAGACGCCTTAAGAAAAGAACGTATTGAGGGCGTTTCTATTCTGCATATGGCCTCCTCTTGGGGTGGCTTTTTGATTTTTACCTTCATTGGTGGGGCGTTATATTTTTTATCTCAGCAAACTGGTGAAGAGAGTCAGCGCATTATGTCTGGCTTTGCACTGTTATTTCTCTATATGCTAACGCCATTAGAAACCTTACTGGCAAATATACCCAGAGCTTTCGCCGCGCAAGCCTCAGCGAATACCATCAAAACATTAACCGATGAGTTGATGAGTGATGATGGAAATAGTGTGCAAGTTTTTAAGCAGTTTAACAGTATCCAATTACACGCACTGTGTCACCGTTACTATCACGAGCAAAGCGACGATATATTTTCACTGAAACCAATAGATCTTGAGTTTAAGCAAGGCGAACTCATTTATCTTGTTGGTGGCAATGGTAGTGGCAAAACAACCTTCGCTAAAGTGCTGTGCGGTTTGTATGAAGCAGACGAAGGAGAGATCGTAGTAGATAACCAGCCGATTAGCGGCGCTGGATTAGATGCTTATCGCCAGCTTTTTAGTACGGTGTTTGGTGATTATTACTTATTCGATCGTTTGTTAAATGTGCCTTGCGATCAGCTGGAGCGAAAAGGGAATGAGCTAATTCGCAAGCTTAATTTACACCATAAAGTGAGTATTGAATCGGGCCGCTTCACAACACAACGTCTATCACAAGGCCAGCGAAAGCGTCTTGCATTAGTTGTTGCCTACCTTGAAGATAGGCCATTTTATCTCTTTGATGAGTGGGCAGCGGACCAAGACCCGGTCTTTAAAGATGTATTTTATCGAGAGCTTCTGCCTGAATTAAGAAACAAAGGAAAAACGATTTTGGTGATCACCCATGATGATAAATACTTCTCATTGGCTGACAGGTTATTAAAAATGGAAAATGGCTGCCTAACCGAAGTCACCCAACTCCCAGTAACTCAAACTCATGTATTAGCCTAA
- the fhuF gene encoding siderophore-iron reductase FhuF: MLPILKPYLSPPLDNYARGVALISGDKPSFAQQIKNITSLSDAISRFSSTKGVTNKKAQASVWHMHYILRIMPAILFTHSVLGRVLPLALDKVVIDMESWQLQLPNQGRAVEYHDTATHYAEFIDAHLAPLHAFLNQQFGIAEHVLSSNCAFRLRQFFPTIIHYVGERPKVNDDYHTLSQAVKIGEHVNPFYTPKLQLCDERGPYQLRESCCLLHKTSDGKLCRDCPKHPHHFDAHQQQRTLRRAVLTNSI, from the coding sequence ATGTTGCCAATTCTTAAACCTTATCTGTCACCACCGCTTGATAACTATGCTAGAGGTGTTGCACTTATTTCTGGTGATAAACCCTCTTTTGCTCAACAAATCAAAAATATAACCTCCTTAAGTGACGCGATCTCTCGCTTTAGTTCAACAAAGGGAGTGACGAATAAAAAGGCGCAGGCCTCAGTTTGGCACATGCACTACATACTACGTATCATGCCCGCTATTTTATTTACACACAGTGTGTTGGGCCGTGTACTCCCATTGGCTTTAGATAAAGTCGTGATCGACATGGAGAGCTGGCAACTACAGCTGCCCAATCAAGGGAGAGCAGTGGAGTATCACGATACGGCTACTCACTATGCCGAGTTTATTGACGCGCATTTAGCTCCCTTACATGCCTTTTTGAATCAGCAATTTGGGATTGCTGAGCACGTTTTATCGAGTAATTGCGCTTTTCGCTTGAGGCAGTTTTTTCCAACCATCATTCATTATGTCGGCGAACGCCCTAAGGTAAACGATGACTATCACACTTTATCTCAGGCAGTGAAGATTGGGGAACATGTAAACCCTTTTTATACCCCAAAGCTGCAACTCTGTGACGAGCGTGGCCCCTATCAACTGAGGGAGTCATGCTGCCTGTTACACAAAACAAGCGATGGCAAGCTTTGTCGCGACTGTCCAAAGCACCCTCATCACTTTGACGCCCATCAACAACAACGAACTTTGCGCAGGGCTGTTTTAACAAACTCGATATAA
- a CDS encoding ABC transporter ATP-binding protein, producing the protein MAEQQLSWQEIKRKVLEHKRPLIKAHIIALFAALVSVPIPLMMPLLVDEVLLDAPGRAVAWMNSVLPEQWHGPSGYIVVILFAVIAMRLASLVLGVMQSRQFTIIGKDISYQIRERLLTHLPKVQLKEYESQGGAAISSRCITDVETLDKFISQTLSRFLIGLLTIIGTAAILLWIDWMLGLVILLLNPAVIYFSRQFGKHVKELKKEENAAFEALQTSLVETLDAISQLKAVRREGNYFAQVKVAAKDLKHYAVQSQWKTDAVNRLSFTVFLVGFEFFRAVAMFMVVFSDLTVGQIFAVFGYLWFMMGPVQEILGIQYAYYGASAALGRLNQVFNFATEAQYPATKTVFDSSQVDIKFANIDFAYVAEQPVLKQVSLHIPAGKKVALVAVSGGGKSTLVQLLLGLYEKQSGEIHINDTPVEQIGYEAVRDNIVTVLQQPILFNTSIRENLAMGREVSDQLLWQALRVAELADTVLALADKLDAQVGRNGIKLSGGQKQRLAIARMVVADPKVVVLDEATSALDIETEAKIHRNLQAFLADRTTLIIAHRLSAIKQADLIYVLDDGEVSQYGEHKDLLKEQGLYQILFGHQN; encoded by the coding sequence ATGGCAGAGCAGCAGCTTTCTTGGCAAGAAATTAAACGTAAAGTCCTTGAGCACAAACGGCCGCTTATAAAGGCGCATATCATCGCCTTATTTGCCGCGTTGGTGAGTGTCCCTATCCCTTTGATGATGCCGTTGCTGGTAGATGAAGTCTTACTAGACGCACCCGGCAGAGCGGTGGCTTGGATGAACTCAGTATTACCCGAGCAATGGCATGGCCCCAGTGGCTATATCGTGGTCATTTTATTTGCTGTGATAGCGATGCGCTTGGCCAGTTTGGTGTTAGGGGTGATGCAGTCACGCCAGTTTACTATTATTGGCAAGGACATTAGTTATCAAATCCGTGAGCGCTTACTTACGCATTTACCTAAAGTTCAACTTAAGGAGTACGAAAGCCAAGGTGGTGCAGCAATTAGCTCTCGCTGTATTACCGATGTGGAAACCTTGGATAAATTTATCAGCCAAACTTTGTCACGATTTTTAATCGGTTTACTCACAATCATTGGCACTGCGGCGATTTTGCTTTGGATTGATTGGATGTTGGGGTTGGTGATCCTGTTGCTCAATCCGGCGGTCATCTATTTTTCTCGGCAGTTTGGCAAACATGTTAAAGAGCTGAAAAAGGAAGAGAATGCTGCATTTGAGGCACTGCAAACTTCACTAGTCGAGACGCTAGATGCTATTTCTCAGCTAAAAGCCGTTCGTCGAGAGGGTAACTACTTTGCACAGGTTAAAGTAGCCGCCAAAGATCTCAAACATTACGCGGTACAGTCACAATGGAAAACGGACGCGGTTAACCGCTTAAGCTTTACCGTGTTTTTGGTGGGGTTCGAGTTTTTCCGTGCTGTCGCTATGTTTATGGTGGTGTTTTCTGATTTAACGGTCGGCCAAATATTTGCGGTATTTGGTTACCTTTGGTTCATGATGGGACCCGTGCAGGAAATTCTTGGTATTCAATATGCTTACTATGGCGCCTCGGCGGCGCTTGGTAGGTTAAACCAGGTTTTTAACTTTGCGACAGAAGCACAATATCCCGCTACAAAAACCGTCTTTGATTCATCTCAGGTTGATATCAAATTTGCCAATATAGACTTCGCTTACGTTGCAGAGCAACCCGTGCTCAAGCAGGTGTCTTTGCATATTCCAGCAGGGAAGAAAGTAGCATTAGTAGCGGTGTCCGGAGGTGGTAAATCTACTTTGGTGCAATTGCTTTTGGGATTGTATGAAAAGCAAAGTGGCGAGATTCATATAAATGACACGCCAGTAGAGCAAATTGGTTATGAAGCAGTGCGAGATAATATAGTGACCGTACTGCAGCAGCCGATACTCTTTAATACCAGCATCCGTGAAAACCTAGCAATGGGGCGAGAGGTATCTGACCAATTACTTTGGCAGGCACTCCGAGTTGCAGAGCTAGCCGATACCGTACTTGCTCTGGCCGACAAATTAGATGCGCAAGTCGGTCGCAACGGGATTAAATTGTCTGGAGGACAGAAGCAAAGGTTGGCTATTGCTAGAATGGTTGTTGCTGATCCTAAAGTGGTGGTGTTGGATGAAGCAACCTCGGCACTTGATATTGAGACTGAGGCAAAAATTCATCGCAATTTGCAAGCGTTTTTGGCTGATAGAACGACTTTGATTATTGCACATCGATTGAGCGCAATAAAACAAGCCGACTTAATTTATGTTTTAGATGATGGTGAAGTGTCCCAGTATGGAGAACATAAGGATTTGTTAAAGGAGCAAGGTCTGTATCAAATCCTATTTGGTCATCAAAATTAA
- a CDS encoding DNA-3-methyladenine glycosylase I, with amino-acid sequence MKVFEKIYHRAAERKGSEAALKAKLNQPLSTESLLALSDDQWLEEFTRKIFQSGFYWAVVDNKWDGFREVFWQFSIEKLLMMSPEMYEQRGQDERIIRNAQKVKSIADNCHMIFEVQQQHGRFSEFVANWPEDNIVGLWLYLKKHGSRLGGNTGPYALRVLGKDTFLLSKDVETVLRAEEIIDGGLQSQKSLQAAQQFFNEMHQYSGLSLQELSQIVSMSVGDNIR; translated from the coding sequence ATGAAAGTATTCGAAAAAATTTATCATAGGGCTGCCGAGCGTAAAGGCTCTGAGGCGGCGCTAAAAGCTAAGCTTAATCAACCCTTGAGCACGGAATCGCTATTGGCATTAAGTGATGATCAATGGCTAGAAGAATTTACGCGCAAGATATTCCAAAGCGGGTTTTATTGGGCGGTGGTTGATAATAAGTGGGACGGTTTTAGAGAAGTATTTTGGCAATTCTCAATTGAGAAGCTGTTAATGATGTCTCCAGAAATGTACGAGCAACGTGGTCAGGATGAACGGATCATTCGTAATGCTCAAAAGGTAAAAAGTATTGCTGACAATTGCCATATGATTTTTGAAGTGCAACAACAGCATGGCCGCTTTAGTGAATTCGTCGCAAACTGGCCTGAAGACAATATTGTTGGTTTGTGGCTGTACTTAAAAAAGCATGGCTCGAGACTCGGTGGGAATACCGGCCCTTACGCGCTTCGTGTGTTAGGTAAAGATACGTTTTTACTGAGTAAAGATGTCGAAACGGTACTGCGTGCAGAGGAGATCATAGACGGTGGCTTACAAAGTCAGAAGTCACTGCAAGCGGCGCAGCAGTTTTTCAATGAAATGCATCAATATAGCGGGCTTAGTCTACAAGAGTTAAGTCAAATTGTGTCAATGAGCGTTGGTGATAATATTCGCTAG